From Chryseobacterium shandongense, the proteins below share one genomic window:
- a CDS encoding polyribonucleotide nucleotidyltransferase yields the protein MSIPQAFTETITLADGREITIETGKLAKQADGSVVVKCGGTMLLATVVANKEANPGVDFLPLTVDYREKFYAGGRIPGNFFRREARPSDQEILTMRLVDRVLRPLFPEDFHAEVQVMISLISYDGKTIPDDLAGLAASAAIAITDIPFNGPMSEVRVVRFDGQLAINPSYEQLKDSELDIMVGATKDSIVMVEGEMKEISEQEMLEAIIFGHAEIKKQIEAQERLAEKAGKAFPKREYSHEVHEEAIREKVWKECYDKVYEVAKTPSGKEERHEKFKAVLDEFLAQYVDNPEELERVTPFAKIYYHDVEKEAMRQMILEDNIRLDGRDPQTIRPIWSEIDYLPGAHGSAIFTRGETQSLTAVTLGSVKDANMVDSVISQHDEKFFLHYNFPPFSTGEARPLRGTSRREVGHGNLAQRALQAVIPEENPYTIRIVSDILESNGSSSMATVCAGTLALMDAGVQITKPVSGIAMGLITDTKSGKFTVLSDILGDEDHLGDMDFKVTGTADGITACQMDIKIQGLSMDIMEKALMQARDGRLHILNKITETISEPRADVKPHAPKMVVMEIPKDFIGAVIGPGGKIIQQMQKDTDTVIAIEEIGEIGRIEIAGTDREKINAAVAKINEITFVPVVGQVYNGKVVKIMDFGAFVAIAKGTEGLLHISEIEWKRLDKVPYKEGDEVEVKFMGYDDRKKMKLSRKVLLPRPPKPEGKPRPEGEGRPNRPEGQKPQGEKPAENNDPSAEA from the coding sequence ATGAGTATACCTCAAGCGTTTACAGAAACGATTACTCTTGCAGACGGCAGAGAAATTACTATTGAAACGGGGAAGCTTGCAAAACAGGCAGACGGATCCGTAGTTGTAAAGTGTGGCGGAACAATGCTTTTAGCGACTGTTGTTGCCAATAAAGAAGCAAATCCCGGTGTGGATTTTTTACCGTTAACGGTAGATTACAGAGAAAAATTTTATGCAGGAGGAAGAATTCCTGGAAACTTTTTCAGAAGAGAAGCAAGACCTTCAGATCAGGAGATTTTAACAATGCGTTTGGTAGACAGAGTACTGCGTCCGCTTTTTCCTGAAGATTTCCATGCGGAAGTTCAGGTAATGATTTCATTAATCTCTTACGACGGGAAGACCATTCCTGATGATTTGGCAGGATTGGCAGCTTCTGCAGCCATTGCCATTACCGATATTCCTTTCAATGGACCGATGTCTGAAGTTAGAGTGGTAAGATTTGACGGGCAGCTGGCGATTAACCCAAGTTATGAGCAGCTGAAAGATTCTGAGCTGGATATTATGGTGGGAGCTACTAAAGATTCCATCGTAATGGTAGAAGGAGAGATGAAGGAAATTTCCGAGCAGGAAATGTTGGAAGCCATTATCTTCGGCCACGCTGAAATCAAAAAACAAATTGAAGCTCAGGAAAGATTAGCTGAAAAAGCAGGTAAAGCTTTCCCTAAGAGAGAATATTCTCACGAAGTTCATGAGGAGGCCATCCGTGAAAAAGTGTGGAAAGAGTGCTACGATAAGGTATATGAAGTAGCAAAAACACCATCCGGAAAAGAAGAAAGACACGAAAAATTCAAGGCTGTTCTTGATGAATTCCTGGCTCAGTATGTAGATAACCCTGAAGAGCTGGAAAGAGTAACACCTTTCGCAAAAATATATTACCACGATGTTGAAAAAGAGGCGATGCGCCAGATGATCCTTGAAGACAATATCCGTCTTGACGGCCGTGATCCACAAACGATCCGTCCGATCTGGTCGGAAATTGATTATCTTCCGGGAGCACACGGTTCTGCGATCTTTACAAGAGGGGAAACACAGTCTTTGACGGCTGTAACCTTAGGTTCTGTAAAAGATGCCAATATGGTAGACAGCGTGATTTCTCAGCACGATGAGAAATTCTTCCTTCATTATAACTTCCCGCCGTTCTCAACAGGAGAAGCAAGACCTTTAAGAGGGACTTCAAGAAGAGAGGTAGGACACGGAAACTTAGCGCAGAGAGCATTACAGGCGGTAATTCCTGAAGAAAATCCTTATACCATCAGAATTGTTTCCGATATTCTTGAATCCAACGGTTCGTCTTCCATGGCAACGGTTTGTGCAGGAACATTGGCGCTAATGGATGCGGGAGTACAGATTACAAAACCTGTTTCCGGGATTGCAATGGGATTGATCACCGATACGAAATCCGGTAAATTTACCGTACTTTCCGACATCTTAGGAGATGAAGACCACCTTGGCGATATGGACTTTAAAGTAACCGGAACTGCAGATGGTATCACTGCTTGCCAGATGGATATCAAAATCCAGGGGCTTTCCATGGATATCATGGAAAAAGCTTTGATGCAGGCAAGAGACGGAAGATTACACATCTTAAATAAAATTACGGAAACCATTTCTGAACCGAGAGCAGACGTAAAACCTCACGCTCCGAAAATGGTGGTAATGGAAATTCCTAAAGACTTCATCGGTGCGGTAATCGGGCCTGGTGGAAAAATCATTCAGCAGATGCAGAAAGATACGGATACGGTTATTGCGATTGAAGAGATCGGAGAAATCGGACGTATTGAAATTGCTGGTACTGACAGAGAGAAGATCAATGCTGCTGTTGCGAAAATCAACGAAATTACTTTTGTACCGGTTGTAGGACAGGTGTACAACGGAAAAGTGGTGAAGATCATGGATTTCGGTGCTTTTGTGGCAATTGCAAAAGGAACGGAAGGGCTTCTTCACATCTCGGAAATCGAGTGGAAGCGTCTGGATAAAGTTCCGTATAAAGAAGGAGATGAAGTGGAAGTGAAATTTATGGGCTATGATGACCGTAAGAAAATGAAGCTTTCCAGAAAGGTATTATTGCCAAGACCTCCTAAACCGGAAGGGAAACCAAGACCGGAAGGTGAAGGAAGACCAAACAGACCGGAAGGGCAGAAACCTCAGGGTGAAAAGCCTGCGGAAAACAATGATCCTTCGGCTGAAGCATAA
- a CDS encoding GAF domain-containing protein: protein MSELKKRLLSILESPKHNTEEKLEKVCHLLDQEISYFNWTGFYFKNGDKDELKLGPYVGAPTDHTIIPYGKGICGQVAVSNETFVVPDVNEESNYLSCSIDTKAEIVVPIFKDGKNIGQIDIDSHTIDPFTQEDRELLEWLCNEVSKIL from the coding sequence ATGTCAGAATTAAAAAAAAGACTTTTATCCATCCTGGAAAGTCCAAAACATAATACGGAAGAGAAACTTGAAAAAGTTTGCCATCTTTTAGATCAGGAAATTTCTTATTTCAACTGGACCGGTTTTTACTTTAAAAACGGTGATAAAGATGAGCTTAAGCTCGGACCTTATGTGGGAGCTCCCACCGACCATACCATTATTCCTTATGGAAAGGGGATTTGCGGCCAGGTAGCCGTTTCCAATGAAACTTTTGTAGTTCCTGATGTGAACGAAGAAAGCAATTACCTGAGCTGTTCCATCGATACAAAAGCGGAAATTGTGGTTCCTATTTTTAAAGATGGAAAAAACATTGGGCAGATCGACATTGATTCGCATACTATCGATCCATTCACACAGGAAGATAGAGAGTTGCTGGAATGGCTCTGCAACGAGGTTTCCAAGATTTTATAA
- a CDS encoding pyruvate decarboxylase encodes MLLKGSTFAWYFMMRKSTTFLLFVIIIFSGSSLLKAQNNHEAKIKRILYFNPQVEPDIEEIKEPTNTAFFSAVSDNLSERKNKMLKTETQISFDSIDQKTISDYCLNNDADFAVIPKVKYFKVGIGKYVFSNQVIVSMKLFDAEGNLITETDYDTYRKNMRLLGSTVNSVKIGTDGAIKEILKQLRKIKPSGENGF; translated from the coding sequence ATGCTACTAAAAGGCAGTACTTTTGCATGGTATTTCATGATGAGAAAATCTACTACTTTCTTGCTATTCGTTATTATTATCTTTTCGGGCTCTTCTTTGCTGAAAGCGCAAAATAACCATGAGGCTAAAATAAAACGAATACTTTACTTTAATCCCCAGGTAGAACCGGATATTGAAGAAATTAAAGAACCAACCAATACGGCCTTTTTCAGTGCTGTTTCCGACAATTTGAGCGAAAGGAAAAACAAAATGTTGAAGACAGAAACCCAGATTTCTTTTGACAGCATTGATCAAAAAACAATTTCAGATTACTGCCTGAATAACGACGCTGACTTTGCTGTTATCCCTAAAGTAAAATATTTTAAAGTAGGAATCGGGAAATATGTTTTTTCCAACCAGGTTATCGTGAGTATGAAGCTTTTTGATGCAGAAGGAAATCTTATTACGGAAACGGATTATGATACGTATAGAAAAAACATGCGGCTTTTAGGCTCTACCGTAAATTCTGTAAAGATTGGAACAGACGGAGCTATTAAAGAGATCCTTAAACAGCTGCGGAAAATAAAACCTTCCGGCGAAAATGGTTTCTAA
- the rpsO gene encoding 30S ribosomal protein S15: protein MYLNTEKKQEIFAKHGKSAQDTGSAEGQVALFTFRINHLSAHLKSNHKDYNTERSLVKLVGKRKRLLDYLKKKDIERYRAIIAELGLRK, encoded by the coding sequence ATGTACTTAAATACAGAAAAAAAGCAGGAAATTTTCGCAAAACATGGAAAATCTGCACAAGACACAGGAAGTGCTGAAGGGCAAGTTGCACTTTTCACTTTCAGAATCAACCACCTTTCTGCTCATCTAAAGAGCAATCACAAAGATTATAACACAGAAAGATCTTTGGTGAAACTGGTAGGTAAAAGAAAAAGATTATTAGATTATCTTAAAAAGAAAGATATCGAAAGATACAGAGCAATTATTGCTGAATTAGGTTTAAGAAAATAA
- a CDS encoding nicotinate-nucleotide adenylyltransferase — protein sequence MYQKLTPKQKALTINLDPTIYGTFAEIGAGQETVRHFFRAGGASGTIAKAMSAYDKDFSDAIYGKEVKNRYVTQNRLRKMLRYEVALIEERISRENHPNRKYFSYANTVTTINFDKTVKGHGWVGIRFQVKENEDYNEIVIHVKFKENDATLQQETLGNLGVNLIFGAFHYYDNPRNLIESLYDDVAKDNLEIDMIDFSGPAFTYVDNRLMSLQLVKNGMTDAVIFNSEGNNMLPADVLYKKNIFAVRGSFRPVTKVNIDMLKNGLDMFLKDAICTTDETEVLIEITISNLRADGDIDERDFLDRVDILGTLGYTVIISNYSEYYRLIDYFASYTSGNIGVAMGVNNLLMVFDERYYKDLSGGILEAFGKFFRNGMRVYLYPYKDPETHELLDSSTLKVEENLKELYKYFKHNERIVDITNYNPEYLEIYSRDILKKIACNIKGWETQVPEGVAEMIKERGMFGYKEEFSLKQFS from the coding sequence ATGTATCAGAAACTAACTCCTAAACAAAAAGCATTAACAATTAATCTAGATCCTACTATTTATGGTACTTTCGCGGAAATTGGAGCAGGGCAGGAGACTGTTCGGCACTTTTTTAGAGCAGGGGGAGCTTCAGGTACAATCGCTAAAGCAATGTCGGCTTACGATAAAGATTTTAGTGATGCAATCTACGGGAAAGAGGTAAAAAACAGATATGTTACCCAAAACAGGCTTCGAAAAATGCTGCGGTACGAAGTCGCCTTGATTGAAGAACGGATTTCAAGGGAAAACCACCCGAACAGAAAGTATTTTTCTTACGCAAATACAGTTACAACAATTAATTTCGATAAAACCGTTAAAGGCCATGGTTGGGTAGGAATTCGTTTCCAGGTGAAAGAAAATGAAGATTATAACGAAATTGTTATTCACGTAAAATTTAAAGAAAACGATGCCACGTTACAACAGGAAACTTTAGGTAATCTTGGGGTAAATCTTATTTTCGGCGCATTTCATTATTACGACAATCCAAGAAATTTAATTGAATCGCTGTACGATGATGTTGCCAAAGACAACCTTGAAATTGATATGATCGATTTTAGTGGCCCTGCCTTTACCTATGTTGATAACAGACTGATGTCATTACAGTTGGTTAAAAACGGTATGACGGATGCGGTGATTTTCAATTCGGAAGGAAATAATATGCTTCCCGCAGATGTTTTATACAAGAAGAATATTTTTGCCGTAAGAGGAAGTTTCAGGCCTGTTACAAAGGTAAATATCGATATGCTGAAAAACGGACTTGATATGTTCCTTAAAGATGCCATATGCACAACGGACGAAACTGAGGTTCTCATTGAGATTACCATTTCAAACCTTCGTGCAGACGGTGATATTGATGAAAGAGATTTCCTGGACAGGGTTGATATTCTGGGTACGCTCGGATATACGGTTATTATTTCCAACTACTCGGAATATTATCGTCTTATCGATTATTTTGCTTCGTACACAAGTGGAAATATAGGGGTTGCGATGGGAGTAAATAACCTTCTGATGGTTTTTGATGAAAGATATTATAAAGATCTCTCGGGAGGAATACTCGAAGCTTTCGGTAAGTTTTTCAGAAACGGAATGAGAGTATATCTTTATCCTTACAAAGATCCGGAAACACACGAACTTTTAGATTCTTCCACACTAAAAGTAGAAGAAAACCTTAAGGAGCTGTACAAATATTTCAAGCATAATGAGCGTATTGTAGATATTACCAATTACAATCCGGAATATTTGGAAATTTATTCCAGGGATATTCTTAAAAAAATTGCGTGCAATATCAAAGGCTGGGAAACACAGGTTCCGGAAGGCGTTGCAGAAATGATCAAAGAACGCGGAATGTTCGGATACAAAGAAGAATTTTCGCTAAAACAATTCTCTTAA
- a CDS encoding ABC transporter substrate-binding protein: MKVVSLVPSITEALFDLGLTENEVIGRTKFCIHPSEKVKNVPIIGGTKNINIEKIKALQPDLILANKEENVKEQVEALMTDFKVVVTNVENVEDNYYLLKTLGKLFNKEEKAQCFNLKIYDVLNEAKINSSIKVAYLIWKNPYMTIGSDTFIDKILREIGFENIFKDRKRYPVIETEDLADAEIIMLSSEPFPFKEKHIEELKMVYPDKKIMIVDGEAFSWYGTHIAKCGSYFKELIAEVEALKM, from the coding sequence ATGAAAGTTGTTTCTTTGGTTCCCTCTATTACTGAGGCTTTATTTGATTTAGGTTTGACGGAAAATGAAGTGATTGGAAGGACAAAATTCTGCATTCATCCTTCTGAAAAGGTAAAAAACGTACCCATAATCGGCGGTACAAAAAACATCAATATTGAAAAAATAAAAGCATTACAGCCTGATCTGATTCTAGCCAATAAGGAAGAAAATGTAAAGGAACAAGTGGAAGCTTTAATGACCGATTTTAAAGTAGTTGTTACGAATGTTGAAAATGTAGAGGACAATTATTATTTACTTAAAACTTTAGGCAAATTATTTAATAAAGAGGAAAAAGCACAATGTTTCAATCTCAAAATTTATGATGTTCTGAATGAGGCTAAAATTAATTCCAGTATTAAAGTTGCCTACCTCATCTGGAAAAATCCCTATATGACGATAGGTTCGGATACTTTTATTGATAAAATTCTCAGGGAAATAGGTTTTGAAAATATTTTTAAGGACCGAAAACGTTATCCTGTGATTGAAACTGAAGATCTTGCGGATGCGGAGATTATCATGCTGTCATCCGAGCCCTTTCCTTTTAAAGAAAAACATATTGAAGAACTGAAAATGGTTTATCCCGACAAAAAAATAATGATTGTGGATGGTGAGGCTTTTTCCTGGTACGGAACCCATATTGCTAAATGCGGAAGCTATTTTAAAGAACTGATTGCTGAAGTGGAAGCCCTTAAAATGTAA
- the mgtE gene encoding magnesium transporter, giving the protein MNSKDELIFNPADIAETLSELHADERLLAFLKVPKEYKAEVFSHLDPDFQEETIRSIGSDEVSEILNAMTPDDRTALFEDFPDELIKYSINHLNPQERRIALKLLGYDSDSIARLMTPYYIQIRKEWTIKRCLQQIKKVGSKVETMNYLYVVDERNRLIDDIALGSLLLAEEDTLVSEITDNHFVAITTTTSKEDAVQYFEKYDRAALPIVTESGVLVGIVTIDDILDQIEQQNTEDIQKFGGLEALDVPYTQTSLMEMVKKRGMWLIILFFSEMLTASAMGYFEDEIQKAVVLALFVPLIISSGGNSGSQAATLIIRAMALQEIGLKDWWYVMRKEIFTGLFLGGVLGIIGFLRIMIWHKAGFFDYGMHWAFVGLSVGFSLVLIVLWGTLSGSMVPFILKKLKLDPATSSAPFVATLVDVTGLIIYFSVAGLFLTGKLL; this is encoded by the coding sequence TTGAATTCAAAAGACGAACTTATCTTTAACCCTGCCGATATTGCCGAAACTCTTAGCGAACTTCACGCTGACGAGAGGCTTTTGGCGTTTCTGAAAGTTCCGAAAGAATACAAAGCGGAAGTTTTTTCGCACCTCGATCCTGATTTCCAGGAAGAAACGATCCGAAGCATCGGAAGTGATGAAGTATCCGAAATCCTTAATGCAATGACTCCCGACGACAGAACGGCATTGTTTGAAGATTTCCCGGATGAGCTCATTAAATATTCTATTAATCATCTGAATCCGCAGGAAAGAAGAATCGCCCTGAAATTATTGGGATATGATTCTGATTCCATTGCCCGTCTGATGACGCCGTATTATATCCAGATCCGTAAAGAGTGGACTATCAAAAGATGTCTTCAGCAGATCAAGAAAGTTGGAAGTAAGGTTGAAACCATGAATTATCTGTATGTCGTGGATGAAAGAAACCGGCTGATCGATGATATTGCGTTGGGAAGTTTATTGCTTGCTGAAGAAGACACATTGGTTTCAGAAATAACTGATAATCATTTCGTTGCCATAACAACCACAACCTCAAAAGAAGATGCGGTTCAGTATTTTGAGAAATACGACAGGGCTGCACTTCCTATTGTTACCGAGTCCGGAGTTCTGGTAGGCATTGTAACAATTGATGATATCCTCGATCAGATTGAGCAGCAGAATACGGAAGACATCCAAAAGTTCGGGGGTCTTGAAGCACTGGACGTTCCTTATACCCAGACTTCCCTTATGGAAATGGTAAAAAAGAGAGGAATGTGGCTGATCATTCTTTTCTTTTCGGAAATGCTTACTGCTTCGGCAATGGGATATTTTGAAGATGAAATTCAGAAAGCAGTTGTCCTTGCATTGTTTGTTCCTTTGATTATTTCCAGTGGCGGAAATTCCGGTTCCCAGGCTGCAACATTGATCATCAGAGCGATGGCGCTTCAGGAAATCGGACTGAAAGACTGGTGGTACGTAATGCGGAAAGAAATATTCACCGGACTTTTCCTTGGTGGAGTGTTAGGAATTATCGGTTTCCTAAGAATCATGATCTGGCATAAGGCAGGCTTTTTTGATTATGGAATGCACTGGGCGTTCGTAGGATTAAGTGTAGGATTTTCTCTTGTGCTGATTGTTCTTTGGGGAACACTCTCCGGCTCTATGGTTCCGTTTATTCTTAAAAAACTGAAACTTGACCCCGCTACTTCTTCAGCACCATTCGTTGCGACTTTGGTAGACGTCACAGGACTCATTATCTATTTTTCTGTTGCCGGACTTTTCTTAACGGGTAAACTTTTGTAA
- a CDS encoding GLPGLI family protein codes for MKNTILLIVLLVSSFAFSQQIHVRYLKVLSPFTTTQEDLYIKNNQVLSVQDSVIVQNKLTGDWTMAVNLDNGRKPSKEYFVSDLNNDTEKHFFFTSSIDGREFFIYDKVPKIDWLIDEKQTKKIAGYTCYKATGVFRGTNITAYFNKDLPYSAGPFKFYGLPGLILEIRPDNMDHEIWKAESVDTDDQSKIVYKPQFLNKDKISLKEYVAAKEERMNKIFAKVTNSIPSGMKAQVKNNQRFTVEQKYEWEYESY; via the coding sequence ATGAAAAACACAATCCTACTAATAGTACTCCTTGTTTCTTCATTCGCCTTTTCTCAGCAAATCCATGTACGCTACCTTAAAGTATTATCGCCATTCACTACAACACAAGAAGATTTGTATATAAAAAACAATCAGGTATTGTCTGTTCAGGATTCTGTTATTGTTCAAAATAAACTTACCGGAGACTGGACGATGGCGGTTAATCTGGATAACGGAAGAAAACCTTCAAAAGAATATTTCGTTTCCGACTTAAATAATGATACTGAAAAACACTTCTTTTTTACTTCTTCTATTGACGGGAGAGAATTTTTCATTTATGATAAAGTTCCCAAAATAGACTGGTTGATTGACGAAAAACAAACAAAAAAAATAGCCGGTTATACGTGTTATAAGGCAACGGGAGTATTCAGAGGAACAAATATTACAGCATACTTTAACAAAGACCTTCCCTATTCTGCCGGTCCTTTTAAATTTTATGGTTTACCGGGACTAATATTAGAAATAAGACCCGACAATATGGATCACGAAATCTGGAAAGCAGAATCGGTTGATACGGACGATCAGAGTAAAATTGTTTATAAACCGCAGTTCCTGAATAAAGATAAAATCAGCTTAAAGGAATATGTAGCCGCCAAAGAAGAAAGAATGAATAAGATTTTTGCGAAAGTTACTAACAGTATTCCTTCCGGGATGAAAGCTCAGGTAAAAAACAATCAAAGATTCACGGTGGAGCAAAAGTATGAATGGGAGTATGAATCTTATTAA
- a CDS encoding MBL fold metallo-hydrolase has protein sequence MKLKFLGTGTSQGVPVIGCTCEVCTSENPKDSRLRSSVMVTTDENKKILIDCGPDFRQQMLANHENTVDIALLTHEHNDHVIGLDDMRPLIFKSGNDMPLYCYSRVGNEVKKRFPYAFADERYPGAPAFDLHEIENTPFSVLGTEITPIEVIHFKITVFGYKFKNLAYITDAGFISDTEKEKLKNLDVLILNCIRKFDPHPAHFILPDVIRLFEELKPKKLFLTHISHHLGLHDVEDKQLPSGMHLAYDGLEINF, from the coding sequence ATGAAGTTGAAATTTTTAGGAACGGGAACTTCCCAGGGTGTACCCGTGATTGGCTGCACTTGCGAGGTATGCACATCAGAAAATCCAAAGGACAGCCGTCTCAGATCTTCTGTAATGGTAACCACAGATGAAAATAAAAAAATACTGATAGACTGCGGCCCCGATTTCAGGCAGCAAATGCTTGCTAACCACGAAAATACCGTTGACATTGCATTGCTTACCCATGAACATAATGATCATGTAATCGGTCTTGATGATATGCGTCCGCTGATTTTTAAAAGCGGAAATGACATGCCTCTTTACTGTTATTCCAGGGTGGGAAATGAAGTAAAAAAACGTTTTCCTTATGCATTTGCAGATGAAAGATATCCGGGGGCTCCGGCTTTCGACCTTCATGAAATTGAGAATACTCCTTTTTCGGTATTGGGTACTGAAATTACTCCAATTGAAGTGATTCATTTTAAAATTACCGTTTTTGGCTATAAATTTAAAAATCTGGCTTATATTACTGATGCCGGATTCATTTCTGACACCGAAAAGGAAAAATTAAAAAATCTTGATGTATTGATTTTAAACTGCATTAGAAAATTTGATCCGCATCCTGCTCATTTTATTCTTCCGGATGTGATAAGACTTTTTGAAGAGCTGAAACCTAAAAAATTATTTTTAACACACATCAGTCATCATCTGGGGCTGCATGATGTTGAAGACAAACAACTTCCGTCCGGAATGCACCTTGCCTACGATGGTCTTGAGATAAATTTTTAA